One part of the Acidobacteriota bacterium genome encodes these proteins:
- the tgt gene encoding tRNA guanosine(34) transglycosylase Tgt, whose protein sequence is MNRPIEWKVTAIDGEARTGILRTRRSEIETPVFMPVGTQGAVKGVRFEWLEKEMDARIILGNTYHLFLRPGVEIIRKLGGLHKFSTWDRSLLTDSGGFQVFSLTKLRKLTEAGVEFQSHLDGSKQFLSPEVSMEIQAALGSEIVMVCDEGPPGNAGFDATRESLEMTARWAIRSKDRFDELQSKGADTGFKDTGGLSGNQSLFGIIQGAGHLELRKESLERTVNIGFDGYAIGGLSVGEEKIVMYEVLDYLATKMPADAPRYLMGVGTPEDLIEGVNCGVDMFDCVIPTRNGRTGSAFTSRGKINIRNAKFADDAGPLDPDCRCSVCTRYSLAYLRHLYQAGEMTAAILISHHNVHFFLDTMRRVRESIRSGAFQTFRKEFLAKLAENDANCV, encoded by the coding sequence ATGAATAGACCTATCGAATGGAAAGTGACCGCTATTGACGGCGAGGCACGAACGGGAATTTTAAGGACGAGGCGTTCCGAGATCGAAACGCCTGTTTTTATGCCTGTCGGAACACAGGGAGCAGTTAAAGGTGTCCGCTTCGAGTGGCTCGAAAAAGAGATGGACGCCCGCATCATTCTTGGCAACACATATCATTTGTTCCTGCGGCCTGGAGTCGAAATAATTCGAAAACTCGGGGGGCTTCATAAATTCAGTACGTGGGATCGCTCACTACTGACAGATTCAGGCGGATTTCAAGTGTTTTCGCTGACAAAACTGCGAAAGCTCACTGAAGCCGGCGTGGAGTTCCAATCACACCTTGACGGCAGCAAGCAATTTCTCTCTCCAGAGGTGTCGATGGAGATCCAGGCTGCACTTGGTTCGGAGATTGTGATGGTCTGTGACGAAGGTCCGCCGGGGAACGCAGGCTTTGATGCCACCAGGGAAAGCCTTGAGATGACGGCCCGCTGGGCAATACGTTCTAAGGACCGTTTTGATGAATTACAGTCCAAGGGCGCCGATACCGGTTTTAAGGATACCGGCGGGCTAAGCGGTAACCAGTCGCTCTTTGGCATCATCCAGGGTGCCGGTCATTTGGAACTTCGAAAGGAAAGCCTGGAGCGAACGGTGAATATCGGCTTTGACGGATATGCGATCGGCGGACTCAGCGTCGGCGAAGAAAAAATTGTAATGTACGAGGTGCTCGATTATCTTGCAACCAAGATGCCGGCCGACGCCCCACGATATCTAATGGGCGTTGGCACGCCGGAAGATCTGATCGAAGGAGTGAATTGCGGTGTGGACATGTTTGATTGCGTTATACCGACCCGAAATGGTCGCACCGGAAGCGCCTTCACGTCGCGTGGCAAGATCAATATTCGCAATGCAAAATTCGCCGATGATGCCGGCCCGCTCGATCCGGATTGCCGCTGCTCGGTTTGCACGCGATATTCACTTGCATATTTGCGGCATTTGTATCAAGCAGGTGAAATGACCGCGGCGATCTTGATATCGCACCATAATGTGCATTTCTTCCTCGATACGATGCGGCGTGTCAGAGAATCGATTAGATCGGGAGCCTTTCAAACCTTTCGAAAGGAATTTCTGGCGAAATTAGCCGAGAACGACGCCAATTGCGTTTGA
- a CDS encoding redoxin domain-containing protein yields MELALLIFKLFLAAVFALAGFAKLADLAGSRKAVADFGVPSPFVGFVGVALPAIEIAVAVSLLFAISSWYGAIGAVVLLTIFIAGMIYQIAKGNAPDCHCFGQIHSEPVGISSLIRNIIFLVPAVIIISKGPAGQGMSVTSIDRDSLQLILVIAAVFLLGIAVEFLRRISKGQDEIAKRIDLLELVAKNGGQVERETAGHPHDGLPIGAILPDFEISDIDGNPTTTRSLVSGDVPLLLFFVSPSCSPCKALVPKFQEWAEELSGRVKVVLISSGTVEDNVDKFGGQITRALFIGKERDFAESVNAKWTPSALFVDTNSRISSHVAAGDSAIIELVEKIRTADLRDKFLHFTVGNGSGRHSHVDLGSQIPEFTIDAIDGSKIKSSEMPGKRTLITFWSTTCPHCDRMAPDLREWDLARTPDDPALILFSDGEKEPHTKLGFRAPIVLDKGNKLSAKLGMFGTPSAILIDEEGRFASEIAVGAPQIWSLIGKTK; encoded by the coding sequence TTGGAACTTGCACTCTTAATATTCAAGCTGTTTCTGGCAGCGGTATTCGCCCTTGCGGGTTTCGCAAAATTGGCGGACCTAGCGGGCTCGCGAAAGGCCGTCGCGGATTTTGGTGTTCCGTCTCCTTTTGTCGGCTTCGTCGGTGTCGCGTTGCCCGCTATCGAGATAGCCGTCGCAGTTTCGCTGCTTTTTGCTATTTCTTCATGGTATGGTGCAATCGGCGCTGTCGTCTTGCTGACGATTTTCATCGCCGGAATGATCTATCAAATCGCAAAGGGCAATGCACCTGATTGTCATTGTTTTGGTCAGATTCACAGCGAACCTGTCGGAATTTCAAGTTTGATCCGGAACATCATCTTCCTTGTTCCGGCAGTGATCATCATTTCGAAAGGACCGGCCGGACAGGGCATGAGCGTGACGAGTATCGATCGTGATTCGCTCCAGTTGATCTTGGTCATCGCTGCGGTATTTCTGCTCGGAATTGCGGTCGAATTCTTGCGGAGAATATCGAAAGGGCAGGACGAGATCGCGAAACGGATAGACCTGCTCGAATTGGTTGCCAAAAACGGTGGTCAGGTTGAGCGCGAAACTGCAGGCCACCCGCACGATGGATTGCCGATCGGTGCAATTCTCCCCGATTTTGAGATCTCTGACATCGATGGGAACCCGACGACAACGAGAAGCCTCGTTTCCGGTGATGTTCCGCTTCTCTTGTTCTTTGTCAGTCCTAGCTGCAGTCCGTGTAAGGCACTTGTGCCTAAATTTCAGGAGTGGGCAGAAGAGCTTTCGGGGCGTGTGAAAGTCGTTTTGATAAGCTCAGGTACCGTCGAAGATAACGTCGATAAATTCGGCGGACAGATCACCAGAGCCCTGTTTATAGGCAAAGAAAGGGATTTCGCTGAATCCGTTAACGCGAAATGGACGCCTTCAGCATTGTTTGTTGATACAAACAGCAGGATCTCGAGCCATGTTGCGGCGGGCGACTCTGCAATAATTGAATTGGTCGAAAAGATCCGCACCGCCGACCTTCGCGACAAATTCTTGCATTTTACGGTTGGAAACGGGAGCGGACGCCATAGTCACGTTGATCTCGGTTCTCAAATACCGGAATTTACGATCGACGCGATCGACGGAAGCAAGATAAAGTCGAGCGAAATGCCCGGCAAACGAACATTGATCACTTTCTGGAGTACGACGTGTCCGCATTGCGATCGAATGGCCCCTGATCTGAGGGAATGGGATCTTGCCCGCACGCCTGATGATCCTGCCCTCATCTTATTTTCAGACGGAGAAAAGGAGCCGCATACAAAATTGGGGTTCAGGGCGCCGATAGTACTTGATAAGGGCAATAAACTATCGGCGAAGCTAGGCATGTTTGGCACGCCATCGGCGATCCTTATCGATGAAGAGGGAAGGTTCGCATCGGAGATTGCGGTCGGTGCTCCACAGATCTGGTCATTGATCGGAAAGACGAAATAG
- the secF gene encoding protein translocase subunit SecF, with the protein MIEIFKNINVDWMGWRKPLIFISIIVLLAGLFSAIGRQLTQGGTDAFNLGVDFQGGTVVTAKFRQKPSTDEIRSALQTAGVSEAVIQDSTDKTDEVLIKVPNIGERKDVCPDVEGEASRCFVKKGLDTLGKEAEGAATLADDTAAAYKIVGTDTVGPVASEQLRNQAVIATLLGLVGILLFIAFRYDWTYAAGAVIAVFHDVLITLAFFSVFQWEISLTVLAAMLTLVGFSVNDSIVIFDRIRENITLHRGKSIYLLTNDSINQTMSRTIVTNGLVFLSVLALVLFGGEVLRGFSLALFVGSISGTYSTIAIASPIAIWWQGKLGGTKVKEVLVPEMGEKLATASRRSVTRRPVTR; encoded by the coding sequence ATGATAGAAATTTTTAAGAACATCAATGTTGATTGGATGGGATGGCGCAAGCCGCTGATCTTTATCTCGATCATTGTCCTGCTCGCGGGACTATTTTCAGCAATTGGCCGCCAGCTAACCCAGGGCGGGACTGATGCCTTTAATCTGGGTGTAGATTTTCAGGGCGGGACGGTCGTGACGGCCAAGTTTCGGCAAAAGCCCTCGACTGATGAGATTCGCTCAGCACTTCAGACCGCCGGAGTGTCCGAAGCTGTCATCCAGGATTCGACCGATAAGACGGACGAAGTGCTGATAAAGGTCCCGAATATTGGCGAGCGTAAAGACGTTTGTCCGGATGTTGAGGGCGAGGCCAGCCGATGTTTTGTTAAGAAAGGTCTTGACACGCTTGGTAAGGAGGCCGAAGGCGCCGCAACGCTTGCCGACGACACTGCGGCTGCATACAAGATCGTTGGAACTGACACAGTTGGGCCCGTGGCCAGCGAACAGCTTCGAAACCAGGCTGTGATTGCTACATTGCTCGGGCTTGTCGGTATCTTGTTGTTCATCGCATTCAGATATGACTGGACCTATGCTGCCGGAGCGGTCATAGCCGTTTTTCACGATGTCCTGATCACACTGGCGTTCTTCTCGGTCTTTCAATGGGAGATTAGTCTTACCGTTTTGGCTGCAATGTTGACGTTGGTTGGTTTCTCGGTAAATGACTCGATCGTTATTTTTGACCGAATCCGAGAGAATATTACCTTGCACCGAGGAAAATCGATCTACCTGTTGACCAATGACTCGATCAATCAGACGATGTCGCGAACCATTGTTACCAACGGTCTGGTCTTCTTGTCGGTCCTTGCACTCGTCCTGTTTGGGGGTGAAGTTCTCAGGGGATTCTCGTTGGCGTTGTTCGTTGGTTCGATCTCGGGAACATATTCGACGATTGCGATCGCCAGCCCGATAGCTATTTGGTGGCAGGGTAAACTTGGCGGAACAAAAGTCAAAGAGGTTCTGGTTCCGGAAATGGGCGAGAAACTGGCGACGGCTTCACGCCGCAGCGTGACTCGAAGGCCCGTTACGAGATAG
- the secD gene encoding protein translocase subunit SecD — translation MKNTGLWIRTAIIIAITLAGTYLVFGPRRMPTGADLTWTGIKANLAENINLGLDLRGGSHLVMRVKTDEYLKTLTENSAQAALTAAQDAKLPVTGNVIAAENGSYSVTLNISDPSQSQAVIDEVKKKVDFINWAESNNGSTVSWSLGAAAQDVMKRQSVDQALKIIDSRINAFGVKEPTLQKHGAETSGQILLQMPGVDDPERVKKLIGSDSNLALAKIVSPPNPSPVQTYPTREAALASIGGKDTQTRRVFPYADRDEPTKAGAKPADPKAPSQFVVIEYPYVIDGSELRDANAVSRTGSEGDYQISFSFKPAGAQKFGEWTGKNINNYMAVVLNDEVKSAAFIKSQIFDSGEISGKFTKTSAEDLALTLKSGALPAKIEYQEERTVGPSLGADSIKSGVEASLGGVVFIVIFMLFYYRGAGVNAVVALLLNLLLTMAALITIKSTLTLPGIAGLILGIGMAVDSNVLIFERIREELRAGHDVAKSIYTGFDRAFITIIDTHVTTIISAAILYLYGTGPIRGFAVTLVLGLLINLFSAVFVSRTIFMWILHRNKDLKTVSI, via the coding sequence ATGAAAAACACAGGTTTGTGGATCAGAACAGCAATCATTATCGCGATCACGCTCGCCGGGACTTATCTTGTCTTTGGCCCGCGTCGAATGCCCACCGGTGCTGACCTTACGTGGACGGGGATCAAGGCTAATTTGGCCGAGAATATCAATCTTGGCCTTGACCTTAGAGGCGGTTCGCATCTGGTCATGCGAGTTAAAACCGACGAGTATCTCAAAACGCTTACGGAAAATAGTGCACAAGCTGCACTTACGGCCGCTCAGGACGCAAAACTGCCTGTGACCGGCAACGTAATTGCAGCCGAGAATGGAAGCTATTCGGTCACACTCAATATTTCAGATCCGTCGCAGAGCCAGGCGGTGATCGATGAAGTAAAGAAAAAGGTCGATTTCATCAATTGGGCAGAGAGCAATAATGGTTCGACCGTCAGTTGGTCGCTCGGTGCGGCCGCCCAGGATGTAATGAAAAGGCAGTCGGTCGATCAGGCGTTGAAGATCATTGATAGCCGAATTAATGCATTCGGGGTCAAGGAGCCGACGCTCCAGAAGCACGGTGCTGAGACATCTGGCCAGATATTGCTTCAAATGCCGGGTGTAGATGATCCGGAACGCGTCAAAAAGCTGATCGGATCTGATTCGAATCTGGCGTTGGCAAAGATCGTGAGTCCTCCAAATCCTTCGCCCGTTCAGACATATCCGACACGCGAGGCTGCGTTGGCTTCGATCGGAGGTAAGGACACGCAAACGCGAAGGGTATTTCCTTATGCGGACCGCGACGAACCGACAAAAGCCGGAGCAAAACCAGCAGATCCGAAAGCTCCTTCACAGTTTGTCGTTATCGAATACCCATATGTGATTGACGGAAGCGAGCTTCGCGATGCGAACGCTGTGTCCCGTACCGGCAGCGAGGGCGATTATCAGATCTCGTTCTCATTCAAACCGGCCGGAGCTCAGAAATTTGGCGAATGGACCGGAAAGAACATTAATAACTATATGGCCGTCGTTCTCAACGACGAGGTGAAATCTGCTGCGTTCATCAAATCGCAGATCTTCGACAGCGGTGAGATCTCCGGCAAGTTTACAAAGACCTCTGCCGAAGACCTGGCACTCACGCTTAAATCGGGAGCATTACCGGCAAAGATCGAATATCAGGAAGAGCGCACCGTCGGGCCGAGCCTCGGTGCCGATTCGATCAAGTCAGGAGTAGAAGCCTCGCTCGGCGGGGTGGTGTTCATCGTAATATTCATGCTGTTCTACTACCGCGGAGCCGGAGTTAATGCAGTCGTTGCATTATTGTTGAACCTGCTGCTCACGATGGCTGCGCTGATCACGATCAAGTCTACATTGACATTGCCGGGTATCGCCGGGCTGATCCTTGGTATCGGCATGGCGGTAGACTCGAATGTGCTTATATTCGAGAGGATCCGTGAGGAGCTCCGAGCCGGACACGATGTTGCCAAATCGATTTATACCGGATTTGACAGAGCGTTTATTACGATCATCGATACTCACGTGACGACGATCATTTCAGCTGCCATTTTGTACCTTTACGGTACCGGCCCGATTCGCGGATTCGCAGTCACTCTGGTGCTGGGACTTTTGATCAATCTGTTCTCAGCCGTCTTTGTTTCACGTACCATATTTATGTGGATCCTGCATCGAAACAAGGATTTGAAAACCGTCAGTATTTAG
- a CDS encoding KpsF/GutQ family sugar-phosphate isomerase: MVHVKTNHQRVSEILNIEAEAISHAASNLDSKSVDDAIDVLSKCRGKVIVTGVGKSGVIAEKIAQTLTSTGTIAVFVHPTDALHGGLGVVAREDVVIALSNSGETDEILAIMPAIKQRGAAVVALVGNVNSTLARNSDVVLDGKVDREACPLNLAPTASTTVALAIGDALAMTLMEAKGLTATDFAVNHPAGRLGKRLTLTVRDLMHPSPNVDPKANWLDVVKAISTNALGAVNVVDHDSTLIGIVTDGDLRRTIERTHPESFSALTAEAMMTVRPITATPEMLAFDALRLMEDRPSQISVLPIADDLGKCVGLLRLHDVVRSGL; this comes from the coding sequence ATAGTTCACGTGAAAACAAACCACCAAAGAGTGTCGGAAATACTAAATATCGAGGCAGAAGCAATCTCGCACGCGGCATCGAATCTTGATTCCAAAAGTGTAGATGATGCGATAGATGTATTATCAAAATGCCGCGGAAAGGTGATCGTTACCGGCGTCGGTAAATCTGGAGTCATCGCTGAGAAGATCGCCCAGACATTGACAAGTACCGGAACGATAGCGGTGTTCGTTCATCCGACGGATGCTCTGCACGGCGGTCTTGGGGTCGTTGCTCGCGAAGATGTGGTGATCGCACTGAGTAACTCGGGTGAAACTGATGAGATCCTTGCAATAATGCCGGCGATCAAACAGCGCGGAGCCGCCGTGGTCGCGCTCGTCGGTAATGTCAATTCGACATTGGCCCGTAACTCTGACGTGGTGCTCGACGGGAAAGTCGATCGAGAAGCGTGTCCGCTTAATCTTGCTCCGACGGCTTCAACCACCGTCGCTCTCGCAATAGGTGACGCGTTGGCGATGACGCTGATGGAAGCAAAAGGCCTAACGGCGACTGACTTCGCTGTCAATCATCCCGCCGGCCGCCTCGGCAAGCGGTTGACGTTGACGGTCCGCGATCTGATGCACCCGAGCCCGAATGTCGATCCTAAAGCAAACTGGCTTGACGTAGTAAAGGCGATCTCGACCAACGCCCTTGGTGCTGTAAATGTGGTAGATCACGATTCCACCTTGATTGGGATCGTTACCGATGGCGACCTTCGCAGAACCATCGAGCGAACGCATCCGGAATCATTTTCAGCGTTGACCGCCGAAGCTATGATGACGGTCCGACCAATCACCGCAACTCCGGAAATGCTTGCCTTTGATGCCCTCAGACTGATGGAAGACCGCCCTTCGCAAATATCCGTACTTCCAATTGCTGATGATCTTGGGAAATGTGTCGGCCTTCTTCGGCTTCACGATGTTGTGCGGAGCGGACTTTGA
- the der gene encoding ribosome biogenesis GTPase Der, whose translation MKAPLVAIIGRPNVGKSTLFNRLVGSRKAIVGDEPGITRDRMFGEVDWKAETFRLVDTGGIVPDDDAIIPPNIFKQASHAIDESVAIIWVLDSRAGITPLDEELGVLLRNTGKPVIIAANKCESRTVENEAGEFYQFGFEMSPVSAEHGTGIGDLLDMVFDHLVFEEEVETEASNEIKLAIIGRPNVGKSSLLNQLLGEDRVIVSPIAGTTRDAIDTHLTVDGQDYLLIDTAGIRRKGKTTEMAEKLSVIMARKALERADVAIIVIDAVEGVTNLDANIAGYAVDSGCSVIIAVNKWDALEEKETNTIYEFERTLRMAMKFLDWAPIVTMSALTGQRVKNLLPLVNKANAARNLRVSTSKLNKFFEESILQPKGGSAPAPVKGGFSRLKVQFLTQAGMRPPLFILFTSGGKAGLHFSYLRYIENQLREEFEFFATPIRLVERHKMKPKKG comes from the coding sequence ATGAAAGCACCGCTAGTCGCCATCATTGGCCGGCCGAACGTCGGAAAATCCACTTTGTTCAATCGCCTTGTCGGTTCGCGAAAGGCGATCGTAGGCGATGAGCCGGGCATCACGCGCGACCGAATGTTCGGTGAGGTCGATTGGAAAGCAGAGACGTTTAGGCTAGTAGATACGGGCGGTATCGTACCCGATGATGATGCAATAATCCCGCCAAATATTTTCAAACAGGCATCGCATGCGATCGACGAATCAGTCGCGATCATTTGGGTTCTCGATTCACGTGCGGGCATAACGCCGCTTGACGAGGAACTAGGCGTCTTGCTGCGAAATACCGGCAAACCGGTAATAATTGCTGCTAATAAATGTGAATCGAGAACGGTCGAAAACGAAGCCGGCGAGTTTTATCAATTCGGTTTCGAAATGTCTCCGGTCTCGGCAGAACACGGCACAGGCATAGGCGACCTGCTCGATATGGTCTTTGACCATCTTGTTTTTGAAGAAGAAGTCGAGACAGAAGCTTCAAACGAGATCAAGCTCGCGATCATTGGTAGGCCTAATGTCGGTAAATCTTCTTTGCTCAATCAGCTTCTCGGCGAAGACCGCGTTATCGTATCGCCGATCGCCGGCACGACCCGCGATGCGATCGACACGCATTTGACGGTCGACGGCCAAGACTATCTACTCATCGACACCGCCGGGATCCGCCGTAAAGGCAAAACGACCGAGATGGCCGAAAAGCTCTCAGTCATCATGGCCCGTAAGGCCCTTGAAAGAGCAGACGTCGCCATAATCGTCATAGACGCCGTCGAAGGCGTGACAAATCTTGATGCGAATATAGCGGGTTACGCCGTGGATTCGGGCTGCTCGGTAATAATCGCCGTTAACAAATGGGACGCTCTCGAGGAAAAAGAGACGAACACCATTTACGAATTTGAGCGCACGCTCCGAATGGCGATGAAGTTCCTCGATTGGGCACCGATCGTCACGATGTCCGCGCTAACCGGCCAACGAGTCAAGAATTTACTCCCGTTGGTAAATAAGGCAAACGCTGCCCGCAATTTGCGTGTTTCAACATCGAAACTGAACAAATTTTTCGAAGAGTCTATTTTGCAGCCAAAGGGCGGTTCGGCTCCGGCCCCGGTCAAAGGCGGCTTTTCGCGGCTAAAGGTGCAGTTTCTCACACAGGCAGGAATGCGTCCACCATTATTCATTTTGTTCACCTCGGGCGGGAAAGCCGGCCTTCATTTTTCGTATCTACGCTATATCGAAAACCAACTTCGGGAAGAGTTTGAGTTTTTCGCCACCCCTATCAGGCTTGTTGAGAGGCACAAAATGAAGCCTAAGAAGGGCTAG
- the yajC gene encoding preprotein translocase subunit YajC — translation MNNLLLFFQGDPAAGGFPWSMIFMMLAIFGIFYFLVILPQKRQKQKLQEMIAELKINDEVVTNGGIIGKIKEVRETSFIIMSADKSLLEVGKAAVVGKKAE, via the coding sequence ATGAATAACTTACTCTTGTTTTTCCAGGGTGATCCGGCCGCGGGAGGTTTCCCGTGGTCAATGATCTTCATGATGCTCGCAATTTTCGGCATCTTTTACTTTTTGGTCATCCTTCCACAGAAGCGTCAGAAACAAAAGCTTCAGGAGATGATCGCAGAACTTAAGATCAATGACGAAGTCGTCACCAATGGCGGCATTATAGGCAAGATCAAAGAGGTCAGGGAGACCAGTTTCATCATCATGAGTGCCGATAAATCGCTGCTCGAAGTTGGAAAGGCCGCGGTCGTTGGCAAAAAAGCAGAATAG